In Rhodothermales bacterium, the sequence CATATCGTGCGCGACCCGCGGGCGGTGGTCTATTCGATGAACCGGTTCGCCCGTTTCCTGAACGACAGCGTGCTCAACGCTTTCAACTGGTACCTTTCGGTGAAGGACGGATACGGCCTGCTGAAAAAGGCGGTGCCGGAGTCGCTGGTGATGACGATCCGGTACGAGGATCTGGTCGCCGGCGTGGAGGATACGGCCCGGCGGCTCTGCGCGTTTATCGGCGAGCCGTTCGAGCCGGCGATGCTCGACTTTTATCGGGAATCCGAGGCCAACATCCATCCGTCCTCCGCCGAACTGGGTGGGGTGAATACCCTGACCAGGCCGATCTCGACGGCCAGCGTGGAGAAATGGCGCTCGGGTCTCGCGATGAGCGAGATCGCGCTCGTCGAAACGATCTGCGGGCCGCTGATGGAAGAGATGGGGTACGAGCTGACCGGGGAGCGCCTCAGCGGAGGGGCCAGCCTCTCGTTGCAAGCCAAGCTGGCGTACTGCCAGATCCAGCGGTGGCGGCACCGCCGCATGCGCGCCTACCAGATCGCT encodes:
- a CDS encoding sulfotransferase, giving the protein MTTPFFIVGASRSGTTMLRLLLNAHSRIGVPKELAFFTQAMQKGALPAWRQGRLNASAHREFLHAFLAKKHHIFQRVDLEALEAAILQAHPTDLRGSLDGVMDAWVREQGKERWGEKTPKNLFYVDYIHRMYPEARFIHIVRDPRAVVYSMNRFARFLNDSVLNAFNWYLSVKDGYGLLKKAVPESLVMTIRYEDLVAGVEDTARRLCAFIGEPFEPAMLDFYRESEANIHPSSAELGGVNTLTRPISTASVEKWRSGLAMSEIALVETICGPLMEEMGYELTGERLSGGASLSLQAKLAYCQIQRWRHRRMRAYQIASMPFERSKGRVRKWVGEDDE